One window from the genome of Carcharodon carcharias isolate sCarCar2 chromosome 9, sCarCar2.pri, whole genome shotgun sequence encodes:
- the LOC121281931 gene encoding serine/threonine-protein kinase 38 isoform X2 has product MAMTGQTTSYPTMSNHTKERVTITKVTLENFYSNLIAQHEEREMRQRKLEKVMEEEGLGDDEKRMRRSQHARKETEFLRLKRTRLGLDDFESLKVIGRGAFGEVRLVQKKDTGHIYAMKILRKSDMLEKEQVGHIRAERDILVEADSQWVVKMFYSFQDKLNLYLIMEFLPGGDMMTLLMKKDTLSEEETQFYIAETVLAIDSIHQMGFIHRDIKPDNLLLDSKGHVKLSDFGLCTGLKKAHRTEFYRNLSHSLPSDFTFQNMNSKRKAETWKRNRRQLAFSTVGTPDYIAPEVFMQTGYNKLCDWWSLGVIMYEMLIGYPPFCSETPQETYKKVMNWRETLTFPPEVPISEKAKDLILRFCCESETRIGANGVEDVKSNLFFECVDWEHIRERPAAICIEIKSIDDTSNFDEFPDSDILQPVAVSNHSETDYKNKDWVFINYTYKRFEGLTARGAIPSYMKSGK; this is encoded by the exons GCAACGGAAGTTGGAAAAAGTAATGGAAGAAGAAGGCCTAGGAGATGACGAG AAGCGGATGAGAAGGTCTCAACACGCCAGGAAGGAGACAGAATTCTTGCGACTGAAGAGGACCAGACTGGGCCTGGATGATTTTGAATCCCTAAAGGTCATAGGTCGAGGTGCATTTGGGGAG GTGCGCCTCGTACAGAAGAAGGACACAGGTCACATCTATGCCATGAAGATCTTGCGCAAGTCAGACATGCTGGAAAAGGAGCAG GTGGGGCACATCCGTGCGGAACGAGATATCCTTGTGGAAGCTGATAGTCAGTGGGTGGTGAAAATGTTCTACAGCTTTCAGGACAAACTCAACCTCTACCTGATCATGGAGTTTCTACCAGGAG GAGATATGATGACTCTGCTGATGAAGAAAGACACACTGAGTGAAGAGGAGACTCAGTTCTACATAGCGGAGACAGTACTGGCCATTGACTCCATCCATCAGATGGGCTTCATCCACAGGGACATCAAACCAGACAATCTCCTGCTGGACAGCAAG GGTCACGTTAAGCTGTCTGACTTTGGCTTGTGCACGGGATTGAAGAAGGCTCACAGGACGGAATTCTACCGCAATCTTAGTCACAGTTTGCCCAGTGATTTTA CTTTCCAGAACATGAACTCTAAGCGGAAAGCAGAAACATGGAAGAGGAACCGGCGGCAGCTG GCCTTTTCTACCGTGGGGACTCCAGATTACATAGCACCTGAGGTGTTCATGCAGACCGGTTACAACAAACTTTGCGACTGGTGGTCACTTGGGGTCATTATGTATGAAATGCTGATCG GCTACCCACCTTTCTGTTCAGAGACCCCTCAGGAGACATACAAGAAAGTGATGAACTGGAGGGAgaccctcacattcccaccagAGGTTCCCATTTCAGAGAAAGCCAAGGACTTGATTCTGAG GTTCTGCTGTGAATCGGAGACGAGAATCGGGGCCAATGGAGTGGAAGATGTGAAGAGCAATTTGTTCTTTGAATGTGTTGACTGGGAGCACATCAG GGAGAGACCAGCAGCTATCTGCATTGAAATAAAGAGTATTGATGATACGTCAAACTTTGATGAATTTCCCGATTCGGACATCTTGCAACCAG TTGCAGTGAGTAACCACTCAGAGACAGACTACAAAAACAAGGACTGGGTTTTCATCAACTACACCTATAAACGATTTGAGGGACTGACCGCCCGTGGAGCCATTCCTTCCTACATGAAGTCTGGGAAGTGA
- the LOC121281931 gene encoding serine/threonine-protein kinase 38 isoform X1 — protein sequence MAMTGQTTSYPTMSNHTKERVTITKVTLENFYSNLIAQHEEREMRQRKLEKVMEEEGLGDDEKRMRRSQHARKETEFLRLKRTRLGLDDFESLKVIGRGAFGEVRLVQKKDTGHIYAMKILRKSDMLEKEQVGHIRAERDILVEADSQWVVKMFYSFQDKLNLYLIMEFLPGGDMMTLLMKKDTLSEEETQFYIAETVLAIDSIHQMGFIHRDIKPDNLLLDSKGHVKLSDFGLCTGLKKAHRTEFYRNLSHSLPSDFTFQNMNSKRKAETWKRNRRQLAFSTVGTPDYIAPEVFMQTGYNKLCDWWSLGVIMYEMLIGYPPFCSETPQETYKKVMNWRETLTFPPEVPISEKAKDLILRFCCESETRIGANGVEDVKSNLFFECVDWEHIRERPAAICIEIKSIDDTSNFDEFPDSDILQPGVSQAGLESSGKKCLSSKTVAVSNHSETDYKNKDWVFINYTYKRFEGLTARGAIPSYMKSGK from the exons GCAACGGAAGTTGGAAAAAGTAATGGAAGAAGAAGGCCTAGGAGATGACGAG AAGCGGATGAGAAGGTCTCAACACGCCAGGAAGGAGACAGAATTCTTGCGACTGAAGAGGACCAGACTGGGCCTGGATGATTTTGAATCCCTAAAGGTCATAGGTCGAGGTGCATTTGGGGAG GTGCGCCTCGTACAGAAGAAGGACACAGGTCACATCTATGCCATGAAGATCTTGCGCAAGTCAGACATGCTGGAAAAGGAGCAG GTGGGGCACATCCGTGCGGAACGAGATATCCTTGTGGAAGCTGATAGTCAGTGGGTGGTGAAAATGTTCTACAGCTTTCAGGACAAACTCAACCTCTACCTGATCATGGAGTTTCTACCAGGAG GAGATATGATGACTCTGCTGATGAAGAAAGACACACTGAGTGAAGAGGAGACTCAGTTCTACATAGCGGAGACAGTACTGGCCATTGACTCCATCCATCAGATGGGCTTCATCCACAGGGACATCAAACCAGACAATCTCCTGCTGGACAGCAAG GGTCACGTTAAGCTGTCTGACTTTGGCTTGTGCACGGGATTGAAGAAGGCTCACAGGACGGAATTCTACCGCAATCTTAGTCACAGTTTGCCCAGTGATTTTA CTTTCCAGAACATGAACTCTAAGCGGAAAGCAGAAACATGGAAGAGGAACCGGCGGCAGCTG GCCTTTTCTACCGTGGGGACTCCAGATTACATAGCACCTGAGGTGTTCATGCAGACCGGTTACAACAAACTTTGCGACTGGTGGTCACTTGGGGTCATTATGTATGAAATGCTGATCG GCTACCCACCTTTCTGTTCAGAGACCCCTCAGGAGACATACAAGAAAGTGATGAACTGGAGGGAgaccctcacattcccaccagAGGTTCCCATTTCAGAGAAAGCCAAGGACTTGATTCTGAG GTTCTGCTGTGAATCGGAGACGAGAATCGGGGCCAATGGAGTGGAAGATGTGAAGAGCAATTTGTTCTTTGAATGTGTTGACTGGGAGCACATCAG GGAGAGACCAGCAGCTATCTGCATTGAAATAAAGAGTATTGATGATACGTCAAACTTTGATGAATTTCCCGATTCGGACATCTTGCAACCAG GAGTGTCACAGGCAGGGCTAGAAAGTAGTGGTAAGAAGTGTCTGTCCTCTAAGACAG TTGCAGTGAGTAACCACTCAGAGACAGACTACAAAAACAAGGACTGGGTTTTCATCAACTACACCTATAAACGATTTGAGGGACTGACCGCCCGTGGAGCCATTCCTTCCTACATGAAGTCTGGGAAGTGA